From a single Mycobacteriales bacterium genomic region:
- the nirB gene encoding nitrite reductase large subunit NirB — MTRRTLVVVGHGMVGHRLVELAVERGLIADGWDVVVHAAEPVPAYDRVGLSSWFRGTTADELSLVRDGFFDHPALDLRLDDSVVSIDVDARTVTSRSGHVTAYDALVLATGSTAFVPPVPGATGAHRFVYRTLEDLERIRAAASGARTGAVVGGGLLGLEAADALRSLGLDTTVVEFAPRLMPVQVDEAGGQALRRLVEELGVHVRTGASTQRIEETGDTLRMVFAEGEPLEVDLVVFSAGIRPDDALARSAGLQVAERGGVLVDDACMASASDVYAVGECASAAGRCWGLVAPGYDQAAVVVDRLLGGDGAFTGADMSTKLKLMGIDVASFGDAHAVTPGALELVWADPVAGVYKKLVVSDDARHLLGGILVGDASAYPVLRPLAGSDAAIPGNPADLVLPDRAGGPVGVGAAALPGSAQVCSCRDVSKGEICAAVTDGGCRDVAAVKGCTGAGTVCGSCVGLVKELVATELDGLGVTSSNALCEHFDLSRAELFEVVRVKDIRSWSRLLSEHGRGRGCDICKPTVASILASLDNGYVLDGERGTLQDTNDHMLANLQKDGTYSVVPRIPGGEVTPEHLIVIGRVAKDFGLYTKITGGQRIDMFGARVEQLPPIWKRLVDAGMESGHAYGKSLRTVKSCVGQTWCRFGVQDSTTLAIELELRYRGLRSPHKVKMGVSGCARECAEARSKDFGVIATESGWNLYVGGNGGFRPRHADLFLQDVDTDTLVRTIDRVLMLYVFTADRLQRTAPWIESMDGGLEHLRAVVVDDSLGLCAELDEAMARHVETYSDEWADTLADPERLARFTSFVNAPDVPDPSIAFVEERGQIRPARPDEKPLVAGPVLEVVRS; from the coding sequence ATGACCCGGAGAACCCTCGTCGTCGTCGGCCACGGGATGGTCGGCCACCGCCTGGTCGAGCTCGCCGTAGAACGCGGCCTGATCGCGGACGGCTGGGACGTGGTCGTGCACGCGGCCGAGCCGGTGCCGGCCTACGACCGGGTCGGGCTGTCCTCGTGGTTCCGCGGGACCACGGCCGACGAGCTGTCCCTGGTCCGCGACGGATTCTTCGACCATCCGGCGCTGGACCTGCGGCTGGACGACAGCGTCGTCAGCATCGACGTCGACGCCCGCACCGTCACCTCCCGGTCCGGCCACGTCACCGCGTACGACGCGCTCGTGCTCGCGACCGGCTCGACCGCCTTCGTCCCGCCGGTGCCTGGTGCGACCGGAGCGCACCGGTTCGTCTACCGGACGCTGGAGGACCTGGAGCGGATCCGGGCCGCGGCGTCCGGTGCACGCACCGGTGCGGTGGTCGGCGGTGGGCTGCTCGGACTCGAGGCGGCCGACGCCCTACGGTCCCTGGGGCTGGACACCACGGTCGTCGAGTTCGCCCCGCGGCTGATGCCGGTGCAGGTCGACGAGGCCGGCGGGCAGGCGCTGCGCCGGCTCGTCGAGGAGCTCGGCGTGCACGTGCGGACCGGTGCGTCGACTCAGCGCATCGAGGAGACCGGCGACACGCTGCGGATGGTGTTCGCCGAAGGCGAGCCGCTGGAGGTCGACCTGGTCGTCTTCTCCGCGGGTATCCGCCCGGACGACGCGCTGGCCCGCAGTGCCGGGCTGCAGGTTGCCGAGCGTGGCGGCGTCCTGGTCGACGACGCCTGCATGGCCAGTGCTTCGGACGTCTACGCGGTCGGTGAGTGCGCCAGCGCCGCCGGCCGCTGCTGGGGTCTGGTCGCTCCCGGCTACGACCAGGCCGCCGTGGTCGTCGACCGGCTGCTCGGCGGGGACGGCGCGTTCACCGGAGCGGACATGTCGACCAAGCTGAAGCTGATGGGCATCGACGTCGCCAGCTTCGGTGACGCCCATGCCGTCACCCCCGGCGCGCTGGAGCTGGTCTGGGCCGACCCGGTCGCCGGCGTCTACAAGAAGCTGGTGGTCAGTGACGACGCCCGGCATCTGCTCGGCGGCATCCTGGTGGGGGACGCCTCGGCCTATCCGGTGCTGCGACCGCTGGCCGGCAGCGACGCGGCGATCCCCGGCAACCCGGCCGACCTCGTTCTCCCGGACCGTGCCGGCGGGCCGGTCGGGGTCGGCGCCGCCGCGCTGCCGGGGTCCGCGCAGGTGTGTTCGTGCCGCGACGTCAGCAAGGGCGAGATCTGCGCCGCGGTGACCGACGGTGGCTGCCGTGACGTCGCCGCCGTCAAGGGCTGCACCGGTGCCGGGACCGTCTGCGGTTCCTGCGTGGGGCTGGTCAAGGAGCTGGTCGCGACCGAGCTCGACGGCCTCGGCGTGACCTCCTCGAACGCGCTGTGCGAGCACTTCGACCTCAGCCGCGCCGAGCTGTTCGAGGTCGTGCGGGTCAAGGACATCCGCAGCTGGAGTCGGTTGCTGAGCGAGCACGGCCGTGGGCGCGGCTGCGACATCTGCAAGCCCACCGTCGCCTCGATCCTGGCCAGCCTGGACAACGGCTACGTCCTCGACGGCGAGCGCGGCACCCTGCAGGACACCAACGACCACATGCTGGCCAACCTGCAGAAGGACGGTACGTACTCCGTCGTCCCGCGCATCCCCGGCGGCGAGGTCACCCCCGAGCACCTCATCGTGATCGGCCGGGTGGCCAAAGACTTCGGGCTCTACACGAAGATCACCGGCGGTCAGCGCATCGACATGTTCGGTGCCCGGGTGGAACAGCTGCCGCCGATCTGGAAGCGACTGGTCGACGCCGGAATGGAGAGCGGCCACGCGTACGGCAAGTCGCTGCGGACGGTGAAGTCCTGCGTCGGGCAGACGTGGTGCCGCTTCGGAGTGCAGGACTCCACGACCTTGGCCATCGAGCTGGAGCTGCGCTACCGCGGGCTGCGCAGCCCGCACAAGGTGAAGATGGGCGTCTCCGGGTGTGCCCGCGAGTGCGCGGAGGCGCGCAGCAAGGACTTCGGCGTGATCGCCACCGAGAGCGGGTGGAACCTCTACGTCGGCGGCAACGGCGGCTTCCGTCCGCGGCACGCCGACCTGTTCCTGCAGGACGTCGACACCGACACCCTGGTCCGCACGATCGACCGGGTGCTGATGCTCTACGTCTTCACCGCCGACCGGCTGCAGCGCACCGCCCCGTGGATCGAGTCGATGGACGGCGGGCTGGAGCATCTGCGGGCCGTGGTCGTGGACGACAGCCTCGGCCTATGCGCCGAGCTCGACGAGGCGATGGCGCGGCACGTCGAGACCTACTCCGACGAGTGGGCCGACACGCTCGCCGACCCCGAGCGACTGGCCCGCTTCACATCCTTCGTGAACGCCCCGGACGTTCCCGACCCGAGCATCGCGTTCGTCGAGGAACGCGGCCAGATCCGTCCTGCACGTCCCGACGAGAAGCCGCTCGTCGCCGGTCCTGTCCTGGAGGTGGTGCGCTCATGA